In Haloplanus rubicundus, one DNA window encodes the following:
- a CDS encoding glutathione S-transferase family protein, with translation MGLLHDGEWDPDATRGQYDHDTFDAAVGPGTDHPPAAGRYHLYVSRACPWAHRVALVRRLCGLEDAVSVDVVDPVRNDRGWEFTPAKDGCTPESTHGFDTLYEVFRWADPTYTGRVTVPILYDTATDAVVQEESADIARTLATAFDGYATTDRDLYPERLRDAIDAAIDDVHTSINTAVYRAGFADSQADYDDAVAELFDALERWDDRLADRRYAVGDRLTLADVFLFPTLYRFDAVYHTHFMCNRRRLVDYDHLWPYARDVYATPGVAATCDMDHVTAHYYRSHEDLHPTGIVPVGPDADWTASQNRAALSTAAPDAA, from the coding sequence ATGGGCCTCCTCCACGACGGCGAGTGGGACCCCGACGCGACGCGCGGCCAGTACGACCACGATACCTTCGACGCGGCGGTCGGTCCCGGAACCGACCACCCACCAGCGGCCGGGCGGTACCACCTCTACGTCTCCCGGGCGTGTCCGTGGGCCCACCGGGTGGCGCTCGTCCGCCGCCTGTGCGGGCTCGAAGACGCGGTGAGCGTCGACGTCGTCGATCCCGTGCGCAACGACCGGGGCTGGGAGTTCACCCCCGCCAAGGACGGCTGCACGCCGGAGTCGACCCACGGCTTCGACACGCTGTACGAGGTGTTCCGGTGGGCCGACCCCACCTACACCGGGCGGGTCACCGTCCCGATACTCTACGATACAGCGACCGACGCCGTCGTCCAGGAGGAGTCGGCCGACATCGCCCGCACCCTCGCGACGGCGTTCGACGGGTACGCCACGACCGACCGCGACCTCTACCCCGAGCGGTTGCGCGACGCCATCGACGCCGCCATCGACGACGTGCACACGTCGATCAACACGGCCGTCTACCGCGCCGGCTTCGCCGACTCGCAGGCCGACTACGACGACGCGGTGGCGGAGCTCTTCGACGCGCTGGAACGCTGGGACGACCGACTCGCGGATCGGCGGTACGCCGTCGGCGACCGCCTCACGCTCGCCGACGTCTTCCTGTTCCCGACGCTGTATCGCTTCGACGCCGTGTACCACACCCACTTCATGTGTAACCGCCGCCGCCTCGTCGACTACGACCACCTGTGGCCGTACGCCCGCGACGTGTACGCGACGCCGGGGGTGGCCGCCACCTGCGACATGGACCACGTGACGGCCCACTACTACCGGAGCCACGAGGACCTGCACCCGACCGGCATCGTTCCCGTCGGGCCGGACGCCGACTGGACGGCGTCACAGAATCGGGCGGCGCTTTCGACGGCGGCGCCCGACGCGGCGTAG
- a CDS encoding DsbA family protein, giving the protein MATADATVTVTQFTDPMCTWCWGSEPILRHLRTAYGDRLDVRFVMGGLIEDFETFYDAANDIADPGDVAPHWLEASERHGMPVDTAIFETDPAQSTYPASVAFAAARQQDRALGHRYLRRLREAYATEVRNVNRRDEQIRLAEAVGLDVDAFTTALSDGSAREAFEADLARTRRADVRAFPTYRIAGLEGERRLAGFQPFADLSDAVETVAPSLSPSSPPPIRTFVDHHAPLATQEVAEVYGMDRAAARQALATLADDGAVRRDPRGNGVFWHATGGAD; this is encoded by the coding sequence TCCGAACCGATCCTTCGACATCTCCGCACGGCGTACGGCGACCGGCTCGACGTTCGGTTCGTCATGGGTGGGCTGATCGAGGACTTCGAGACGTTCTACGACGCCGCCAACGACATCGCCGACCCCGGCGACGTGGCGCCGCACTGGCTGGAGGCGTCCGAACGGCACGGGATGCCGGTCGATACGGCCATCTTCGAGACCGACCCGGCGCAGTCGACGTACCCCGCCAGCGTGGCGTTCGCGGCCGCCCGGCAACAGGACCGCGCCCTCGGCCACCGGTATCTGCGGCGGTTGCGCGAAGCGTACGCGACTGAGGTCCGGAACGTCAACCGGCGGGACGAGCAGATTCGCCTCGCCGAGGCCGTCGGCCTCGACGTGGACGCGTTCACGACGGCCCTCTCCGACGGGAGCGCGCGCGAGGCGTTCGAGGCCGACCTGGCCCGCACCCGACGGGCCGACGTGCGCGCCTTCCCCACCTACCGGATCGCCGGACTGGAGGGCGAGCGACGGCTGGCGGGGTTTCAGCCGTTCGCGGACCTGTCGGACGCCGTCGAGACGGTGGCGCCGTCGCTCTCCCCGTCCTCGCCCCCGCCGATCCGGACGTTCGTCGACCACCACGCTCCGCTGGCGACCCAGGAAGTCGCCGAGGTGTACGGCATGGACCGCGCGGCGGCCCGGCAGGCCCTCGCCACGCTCGCCGACGACGGCGCCGTGCGCCGCGACCCGCGGGGGAACGGCGTCTTCTGGCACGCGACGGGAGGGGCGGACTGA